CGGGGCTTGCGAGAATCAGTTCGTGAGCAGCAGCGACACCGCACCCCAGAACAGCCAGTCCGCGGCTCGTCCCCGCGTGTTGTCCGGCATCCAGCCGACCGCCGACTCGTTCCACCTCGGCAACTACCTGGGCGCCCTGCGGGAGTGGGTCACCATGCAGGACGACCACGACGCCTTCTACTGCGTCGTCGACCTGCACGCCATCACCGTCGAGCAGGACCCCGCGCAGCTGCGCCAGCGCACCCGGCTGTCGGCCGCCCAGCTGCTCGCCCTCGGCATCGACCCGGACCGCTCCACGCTGTTCGTGCAGAGCCACGTCCCGGAGCACGCCCAGCTCAGCTGGGTGCTGGAGTGCCAGACCGGCTTCGGCGAGGCCGGCCGGATGACCCAGTTCAAGGACAAGGCCGCCCGCCAGGAGGCCGAGCACGTCAGCGTCGGGCTGTTCACCTACCCGGTGCTGCAGGCCGCCGACATCCTGCTCTACCAGGCCGACGCGGTGCCGGTCGGCGAGGACCAGCGCCAGCACCTGGAGCTCACCCGCAACCTGGCGCAGCGGTTCAACTCCCGGTTCGGCCAGACCTTCACCGTCCCGGCCGCGCACATCCCGAAGGACACCGCGAAGATCTACGACCTGCAGGACCCGACCTCCAAGATGAGCAAGTCGGTGCCCTCCGGTGTCATCGAGCTGATGGAGTCGCCCAAGCGCTCCGCCAAGAAGATCCGCTCCGCGGTCACCGACCTGGAGCGCGAGATCCGCTACGACGTGGAGAACAAGCCCGGCATCAGCAACCTGCTGGTGATCTACTCGGCGCTGAGCGGCCGGAGCGTCGCCGAGCTGGAGACGGCCTACGAGGGCAAGGGCTACGGCGACCTGAAGAAGGACCTCGGCGAGGTCGTGGTCGAGTTCGTCACGCCGTTCCAGGAGAAGGTCCAGGCCTA
This region of Saccharopolyspora hordei genomic DNA includes:
- the trpS gene encoding tryptophan--tRNA ligase, which codes for MSSSDTAPQNSQSAARPRVLSGIQPTADSFHLGNYLGALREWVTMQDDHDAFYCVVDLHAITVEQDPAQLRQRTRLSAAQLLALGIDPDRSTLFVQSHVPEHAQLSWVLECQTGFGEAGRMTQFKDKAARQEAEHVSVGLFTYPVLQAADILLYQADAVPVGEDQRQHLELTRNLAQRFNSRFGQTFTVPAAHIPKDTAKIYDLQDPTSKMSKSVPSGVIELMESPKRSAKKIRSAVTDLEREIRYDVENKPGISNLLVIYSALSGRSVAELETAYEGKGYGDLKKDLGEVVVEFVTPFQEKVQAYLDDPAELDKVLHRGAERAREVAGETLRTVFDRVGFLPPMG